The Micromonospora sp. NBC_00421 genome contains a region encoding:
- a CDS encoding NAD kinase, with amino-acid sequence MSRTALLVTHTGRRRSTEHARAVAADLIAAGFEVRVVAEEAEDLDLPGVVPMAGLRAAEGAEIVFALGGDGTFLRAAELARPAKVPLLGINLGKVGFLAEAEIDDLDTAVRDVVGRNYTVDERLTLDVTAEFDGGPTIESWALNEISVEKGERAQMLELLVDVDGRPLSRYGCDGVVCATPTGSTAYAFSGGGPVVWPEVEALLLVPISAHALFSRPLVTAPTSTFVITVDPFTTLAVLCCDGRRVYDLPPGATVTVRRGALPVRVVRLRDRPFTDRLVAKFDLPVQGWRGSRR; translated from the coding sequence GTGAGCCGGACCGCGTTGCTGGTGACCCACACCGGGCGGCGACGGAGCACCGAGCACGCCCGGGCGGTCGCCGCCGACCTGATCGCGGCCGGGTTCGAGGTACGGGTGGTGGCCGAGGAGGCCGAGGACCTGGACCTGCCCGGGGTGGTGCCGATGGCCGGGCTGCGGGCCGCCGAGGGGGCCGAGATCGTCTTCGCGCTCGGCGGGGACGGCACCTTCCTGCGCGCCGCCGAGCTGGCCCGCCCGGCGAAGGTGCCGCTGCTCGGGATCAACCTGGGCAAGGTGGGTTTCCTCGCCGAGGCGGAGATCGACGATCTCGACACGGCCGTACGGGACGTCGTCGGGCGCAACTACACAGTGGACGAACGGCTGACCCTCGATGTCACCGCCGAGTTCGACGGTGGTCCGACCATCGAGTCGTGGGCGCTCAACGAGATCAGCGTCGAGAAGGGCGAGCGCGCCCAGATGCTGGAGCTGCTTGTCGACGTGGACGGTCGACCGCTGTCCCGCTACGGCTGCGACGGCGTGGTCTGCGCCACCCCCACCGGCTCCACCGCGTACGCGTTCTCCGGTGGGGGGCCGGTGGTCTGGCCGGAGGTGGAGGCGTTGCTGCTGGTGCCGATCAGCGCGCACGCGCTGTTCAGCCGTCCGCTGGTGACCGCGCCCACCTCGACGTTCGTCATCACCGTCGATCCGTTCACCACCCTGGCCGTGCTCTGCTGTGACGGCCGGCGCGTCTACGACCTGCCGCCGGGCGCCACGGTGACGGTGCGTCGGGGCGCCCTGCCGGTGCGGGTCGTACGGTTGCGGGACCGGCCGTTCACCGATCGGTTGGTGGCCAAGTTCGACCTGCCGGTGCAGGGCTGGCGGGGCAGCCGCCGCTGA